The Paenibacillus sp. MBLB1832 genome has a window encoding:
- a CDS encoding beta-mannosidase, whose product MQTYSLNGDWRFRRWGGGEWREGKVPGSVLTDMICLEELPENLFVRDSELRLQSLLEADYEYEKSFMSSCEWFEYDKLLLRMEGIDTIAEIRLNGKLLAQTDNMHRTYEWDVLELLCHGENVLHIVLRSASRHIREKQEMDPLWGITMCQAGYPHIRKAHYMFGWDWGAYVPDSGIWRNVALVGLHSGRLAETQFKQTHVDDRVQLQVAIRLERTDCLPLLVEMQVTEPHGRRWTTITSVIQEAELALVIEQPLLWWPNGLGQQPLYEVKLVVKHGGDLLEEKTYRIGLRTIKVSMDKDEWGREFAFQVNGTKIFAAGACYIPEDHVLGRRTPEKTEQLLRDARESNFNCIRVWGGGFYPDDHFYDMCDQLGLLVWQDLMFACAQYRLTDAFRDTVLHEVEDNVKRIRHHASLAMVCGNNELEMFWEAGVIPHDDRLRSDYLMLFEQLLPPLLNQLCPDILYWPSSPSSGGGFKEANGQSTGNSHNWGVWFSNQPTISYRNSFSRFVSEYGAQSMACLSTIESFTAKEDHNLFSPIMELHQKNPDGNRKILHHITEQFRFPKDFSSLIYLSQVMQAESVRCGAEHWRRNRGRCSGSLYWQLNDCYPGHSWSSIDYGGRWKALQYAAKRFYSPLLLSVWRHEDGVSLDVCNETLHACEGNVYWAILRYDGGILQEGREAVHLKPGSSTHLLHMRQPDEMDNRLGSGVYVQAELRDSNDRMVSRGTGLFRKPKELQLPKPNLKLAWTKEKDDWKLTLKSDQLALFVEVVVEGSDLPLSDNFFDLHPGQSYSIRLSGSNWHGSPEEMAARTIVRSYVDSYH is encoded by the coding sequence ATGCAGACCTATTCATTAAATGGAGATTGGCGTTTTCGGAGATGGGGAGGGGGAGAATGGCGGGAAGGGAAGGTTCCCGGTTCGGTTTTAACCGATATGATTTGCTTAGAAGAACTGCCTGAGAATCTATTTGTCCGTGATTCGGAATTAAGGTTACAGAGCTTGCTTGAAGCGGATTACGAATATGAAAAGTCATTCATGAGTAGTTGTGAATGGTTTGAGTATGATAAGCTGCTTCTCCGCATGGAAGGGATCGATACAATTGCTGAAATCAGGTTGAACGGAAAGCTCTTAGCTCAGACCGACAATATGCATCGCACCTATGAATGGGACGTACTAGAGCTTCTATGCCATGGCGAAAATGTGTTGCATATCGTGCTTCGTTCCGCATCCCGACATATTCGGGAGAAGCAGGAAATGGATCCTCTCTGGGGGATAACCATGTGCCAGGCTGGTTATCCCCACATTCGAAAAGCCCACTACATGTTTGGGTGGGATTGGGGAGCGTACGTGCCGGACAGTGGGATTTGGCGGAATGTAGCCCTAGTGGGACTTCATTCAGGGCGTTTGGCAGAAACCCAATTCAAGCAAACACATGTCGATGATCGTGTTCAATTACAAGTGGCAATCCGGCTTGAACGAACGGACTGCCTTCCGCTGTTGGTTGAAATGCAGGTAACCGAACCCCATGGACGTAGGTGGACAACGATTACCTCTGTGATACAAGAGGCGGAGCTGGCCCTTGTGATTGAGCAGCCTCTGCTGTGGTGGCCAAATGGACTTGGTCAGCAACCGCTTTATGAGGTCAAGCTGGTTGTAAAGCACGGAGGAGACCTGCTAGAAGAAAAAACATATCGGATTGGACTTCGAACGATCAAGGTTTCAATGGATAAAGACGAATGGGGACGCGAGTTCGCTTTTCAAGTCAATGGAACAAAAATTTTCGCTGCAGGTGCCTGTTATATTCCAGAGGACCATGTGCTAGGACGACGTACGCCTGAGAAGACTGAGCAACTGTTAAGGGATGCAAGAGAAAGTAACTTTAACTGTATTCGGGTATGGGGAGGTGGATTCTACCCCGACGATCATTTTTACGACATGTGCGACCAATTGGGGCTCTTGGTATGGCAGGACTTGATGTTTGCCTGTGCACAATACAGACTAACAGACGCATTTCGTGATACAGTCCTACACGAAGTTGAAGATAACGTCAAACGCATTCGTCATCATGCAAGCCTTGCAATGGTCTGTGGAAATAATGAGCTTGAAATGTTCTGGGAAGCAGGGGTTATTCCCCATGACGATAGATTGCGTTCCGATTATTTGATGCTATTTGAACAATTACTGCCTCCGTTGCTGAATCAATTATGTCCTGACATTTTGTATTGGCCTTCGTCTCCCTCGTCGGGGGGCGGATTCAAAGAAGCCAATGGACAGTCAACGGGTAACTCGCACAATTGGGGCGTATGGTTCTCGAACCAGCCGACCATCTCTTATCGAAACAGTTTTAGCCGATTCGTTTCCGAATACGGAGCCCAGTCTATGGCATGCCTTTCGACGATAGAAAGCTTTACCGCGAAGGAGGACCATAATTTATTCTCGCCGATTATGGAGCTACATCAAAAGAATCCGGATGGAAACCGGAAAATTCTCCACCATATCACGGAGCAGTTTCGTTTTCCCAAGGATTTCTCATCGCTCATTTATCTGTCCCAGGTGATGCAGGCGGAATCCGTGCGATGTGGAGCCGAGCATTGGAGACGAAATCGCGGTCGTTGTTCCGGTTCTCTGTATTGGCAATTGAACGACTGTTATCCTGGTCATTCTTGGTCGTCTATTGATTATGGCGGACGATGGAAAGCACTCCAGTACGCGGCAAAGCGATTTTATTCTCCACTCCTTCTGTCTGTTTGGAGGCATGAGGATGGCGTGAGTTTGGATGTTTGCAATGAGACGTTGCATGCATGTGAGGGGAATGTGTATTGGGCGATTCTCCGTTATGATGGTGGGATTCTTCAGGAAGGAAGAGAAGCAGTCCATCTGAAACCTGGAAGTTCCACTCATCTCCTACATATGCGTCAGCCTGATGAGATGGACAATAGGTTGGGGAGTGGTGTTTACGTACAAGCAGAATTACGGGATTCTAACGATAGGATGGTATCCAGAGGGACTGGTTTATTTCGTAAACCCAAAGAGCTCCAACTTCCCAAACCGAATTTGAAACTCGCTTGGACGAAAGAGAAGGATGATTGGAAGCTTACTCTGAAAAGCGATCAGCTTGCCTTGTTTGTTGAAGTAGTTGTAGAGGGAAGTGATTTGCCGCTTTCAGATAATTTCTTTGACCTCCATCCAGGACAGAGCTATTCGATTCGATTGTCTGGCTCGAATTGGCATGGGAGCCCAGAAGAGATGGCTGCTCGAACAATAGTTAGAAGCTACGTGGATAGCTATCACTGA
- a CDS encoding MarR family winged helix-turn-helix transcriptional regulator, giving the protein MNNKTSTETSRNLAVLIWLRTIRITQKISRMAEQPLKELNVTGPQLSILNQLAASEGMSQQDIAKRLAVTKGNVSQLIDKLEEAGYIRKKKEGRSSFISLSDPGRRFIASTIPEHDQFIEEKFSVLTELEKEELLRLLRKVDQSL; this is encoded by the coding sequence ATGAATAATAAAACCTCTACGGAAACATCTCGCAATCTCGCCGTGCTGATTTGGCTGCGCACGATTCGAATTACACAAAAAATTAGCCGGATGGCTGAGCAGCCGTTAAAGGAATTGAATGTAACAGGACCTCAATTGTCTATTTTGAATCAACTTGCGGCTTCTGAAGGGATGAGTCAGCAAGACATTGCGAAGCGACTTGCTGTGACCAAAGGAAATGTAAGTCAATTAATAGATAAACTAGAGGAGGCTGGTTATATCCGCAAGAAAAAAGAGGGGCGCTCATCTTTCATTTCACTTTCTGATCCAGGGAGAAGGTTCATCGCAAGTACCATACCGGAGCATGACCAGTTTATCGAGGAGAAATTTAGTGTATTAACAGAGCTGGAGAAAGAAGAGCTGCTTAGACTGCTGCGTAAAGTGGACCAAAGCTTGTAA
- a CDS encoding DUF6069 family protein, which yields MTTLIKRDSSGTIWKRGVKAAAIAIIINLCLYWLSAAFHWIPASVLISPADVPLTEALVIFASLIGIGLGTLVYQLLVLFTTKAKFIFAILGGFVLLLSFISPFSIADAPVSMIIMLNIMHVVAGVSSIWFLIKK from the coding sequence ATGACAACATTAATTAAACGTGATAGTTCAGGCACGATCTGGAAAAGGGGAGTCAAGGCAGCGGCGATTGCTATTATCATCAATCTATGTCTGTACTGGCTCAGTGCTGCCTTTCATTGGATCCCCGCTTCGGTGCTTATATCCCCCGCAGATGTGCCGTTGACGGAAGCTTTAGTTATTTTTGCATCGCTTATAGGTATTGGGTTGGGAACACTGGTTTATCAGTTGTTAGTATTATTTACAACAAAAGCTAAATTTATATTCGCTATTCTCGGAGGTTTTGTCCTTCTTCTTTCCTTCATCTCTCCCTTTTCCATCGCGGATGCGCCTGTCTCAATGATAATCATGCTGAATATCATGCATGTCGTGGCGGGAGTGTCTTCCATCTGGTTTCTGATAAAAAAGTAA
- a CDS encoding helix-turn-helix transcriptional regulator, with translation MQNKANEKVLTQIQYNIDLMNDTFKNLTLQLYFDNDIRSLLYSRDEEVFEFFKKRNKLQQFVGSYTNLLHSIVIYNGFNKQYYSTFDASNGNSNPVIESAKRMITDPKRITNLKLEPLRTGLLPQLKQDEFDLFSFALYETSSTGEYNNVLVLNVRPEWLFDNLKAVNRLATSPQSGVFLIDGDGVVYNPEHNVMLADQQFKNELLRHLHAPENSLNTFIYGVGKEKKLITSLNTGAGDWSVVNVQPYSDVVREISQLRLTSLLLMIGFLILSLVASWWISRRLYRPIDGLIQQIKGNSYGQWDGADRESLDELSYLSNVYDLVFEKVKEFQQEQDSKQTIIKSYYIRKLILDSSSFTEQEVFEDLPASGIKIEEKDHFAVCVLKVDDYKHYIERTSLTNQRLMNFAILNITSEIMSTAFRCEAVDMRSDHMVLLLHMHEPQEDYLERVIDLLGRAQETVAKYYKLSFSCSISDHRASYKDITVIYEQALSQIQYRLVFGAKCIVTQERIGPRPHPEKCELPPALEKMWIEAVKSDDFTKQEKCLDEFFSLLETMCYDAIMQLVSQFTVVYVQTIREINKNRLSSVTNYHHVNLAVLEKETLADIRELYLQTMNTARQHTEQKEEIKNNALIETIKEVVEDNYQDLNLSLQEISGMLRMTPDYIGKLFRKTEGISVAEFITDVRLKHALHCLINQQMSIKEIMDRVGFTSETSFFRAFKKKFGTTPKEYRLKRIAQALEE, from the coding sequence GTGCAGAATAAAGCTAACGAGAAAGTCTTAACCCAGATCCAATACAATATTGACTTGATGAATGATACATTCAAAAATTTAACACTGCAGCTTTATTTTGATAACGATATCCGATCCTTGTTATATAGCAGAGATGAGGAAGTTTTTGAGTTTTTTAAGAAAAGAAATAAGCTTCAACAGTTTGTAGGTAGTTATACCAATTTACTCCATTCCATTGTCATCTATAACGGTTTTAACAAGCAATATTATTCGACCTTCGATGCATCCAACGGGAATTCAAACCCCGTCATTGAATCGGCTAAACGGATGATTACAGACCCCAAAAGGATCACGAATCTGAAGCTAGAACCTCTTCGAACAGGCCTTTTACCGCAGCTAAAGCAGGACGAGTTCGATTTGTTTTCATTCGCTCTGTATGAGACATCCAGTACAGGCGAATACAACAATGTCTTGGTGCTGAATGTGAGGCCGGAGTGGCTGTTCGATAACCTCAAAGCGGTAAACCGCCTTGCAACAAGTCCCCAAAGCGGTGTTTTTCTCATCGATGGGGATGGTGTTGTGTACAATCCGGAGCATAATGTGATGCTGGCAGATCAGCAGTTCAAAAATGAACTCCTACGTCACCTGCATGCCCCAGAAAATTCGTTGAACACGTTTATTTATGGAGTAGGTAAAGAAAAGAAGCTGATTACAAGTTTGAACACTGGCGCAGGTGATTGGTCTGTTGTAAATGTTCAACCCTATAGTGATGTTGTTCGCGAAATCAGCCAGTTAAGGCTCACGTCCCTACTGTTAATGATAGGTTTCTTAATTCTGTCCCTCGTTGCATCATGGTGGATTTCCCGTCGTTTATACAGGCCTATCGATGGCTTGATCCAACAAATTAAGGGCAATTCATACGGCCAATGGGATGGAGCTGACCGTGAATCGTTGGATGAATTATCGTATTTATCCAATGTCTATGATCTTGTTTTTGAGAAGGTCAAAGAGTTCCAGCAGGAGCAGGATTCCAAGCAAACGATCATTAAAAGCTACTACATCCGGAAGCTGATTCTCGATAGCTCCTCATTTACGGAACAAGAAGTATTCGAAGATCTCCCGGCCAGCGGGATTAAAATTGAAGAAAAAGACCATTTTGCAGTTTGTGTTTTGAAAGTGGACGATTACAAACATTATATAGAAAGAACATCGCTTACGAATCAGAGATTGATGAATTTTGCCATTCTCAATATTACCTCAGAAATTATGTCAACGGCATTTCGCTGCGAAGCAGTCGACATGAGAAGCGATCATATGGTGCTGCTGCTGCACATGCATGAACCGCAGGAAGATTACTTGGAGAGGGTTATCGATCTGTTAGGTCGTGCTCAGGAGACTGTTGCAAAATACTATAAACTGTCTTTCAGTTGCTCGATCAGCGACCATCGAGCCAGTTACAAAGATATTACGGTTATATACGAGCAAGCACTTAGTCAAATTCAGTATCGTTTGGTGTTTGGAGCGAAATGTATAGTGACACAAGAGCGCATAGGACCTCGACCTCACCCTGAGAAATGCGAGCTTCCTCCAGCGTTGGAGAAAATGTGGATCGAAGCGGTCAAGAGTGATGATTTTACTAAGCAAGAAAAGTGTTTGGATGAATTCTTTTCATTGCTTGAAACCATGTGCTATGACGCGATCATGCAGCTTGTCTCCCAGTTTACAGTCGTTTATGTGCAAACGATACGTGAAATCAATAAGAATCGCTTAAGTTCGGTAACCAACTATCATCATGTGAACCTTGCCGTATTGGAGAAGGAAACGCTGGCTGACATTCGTGAGCTGTACCTTCAAACGATGAACACAGCCAGGCAACATACGGAACAGAAGGAAGAAATTAAGAATAATGCACTTATCGAGACGATTAAAGAAGTTGTAGAGGATAATTATCAAGACCTCAATTTAAGCCTTCAGGAGATTAGTGGTATGTTGCGAATGACCCCAGATTACATTGGAAAACTGTTCCGGAAGACGGAAGGCATATCAGTTGCTGAATTTATTACGGATGTTAGGCTCAAACATGCACTCCATTGTCTAATAAACCAACAGATGAGCATCAAGGAAATTATGGATCGGGTTGGTTTTACCAGCGAAACCAGTTTTTTTCGTGCTTTTAAGAAGAAATTCGGAACTACACCGAAGGAATACCGGTTGAAGCGAATAGCGCAAGCATTAGAAGAATAA
- a CDS encoding SDR family oxidoreductase → MVIHKVLVVGATGSLGGKVVKELLMRGKHVRALVREQSDASSLQAQGVEIVRGDLTVKETLISALSGIDALITTAIGYTNRRKGDSLAAVDDKGNRNLVEAAAETKLGLFVFTSILAADQAEDVPHFYQKKRIEDYLKAKGVPFVSLRPGGFVDTLLTPHAVMKGSIRTMIDPNAKASTILSDDVARFLVMALDEADAKGKIVDLGTSCPVSIGEIAAELSRQLGREIRASAPPPWIGKFVFAVIGFFNPFVKGLLPSVKFVESGKYVADIAEQERLFGRVPTLEESLQRWIANQGLLLNRR, encoded by the coding sequence ATGGTTATTCACAAAGTGTTAGTAGTAGGTGCCACCGGGAGCTTGGGTGGGAAAGTGGTTAAGGAGCTTTTGATGCGCGGAAAGCACGTTCGTGCTTTAGTCAGAGAGCAGAGCGATGCTTCAAGTCTGCAAGCTCAAGGTGTCGAGATCGTCCGAGGCGATCTTACAGTCAAGGAAACGCTTATTTCAGCATTAAGTGGGATAGACGCTCTTATCACAACAGCGATTGGCTACACAAATCGAAGGAAAGGCGACAGTCTGGCTGCCGTAGATGACAAAGGGAATCGTAATTTGGTTGAGGCAGCCGCTGAAACAAAACTGGGTTTGTTCGTATTTACGAGTATTCTTGCTGCTGATCAAGCGGAGGATGTACCTCATTTTTACCAGAAAAAGCGTATCGAGGATTATTTGAAGGCAAAAGGCGTTCCTTTCGTTTCTCTTCGACCTGGCGGATTTGTCGACACCTTGCTTACGCCGCATGCCGTAATGAAAGGGAGCATTCGAACGATGATAGATCCCAATGCGAAAGCAAGCACGATTCTCTCCGACGATGTCGCCCGTTTTTTAGTGATGGCACTCGATGAAGCGGACGCAAAGGGGAAAATTGTTGATTTAGGAACGAGCTGCCCGGTGAGTATTGGAGAGATTGCGGCCGAATTGAGCCGTCAATTAGGTCGAGAGATTAGAGCTTCAGCACCGCCTCCATGGATAGGAAAATTCGTATTTGCGGTCATTGGATTTTTTAATCCTTTTGTGAAGGGGTTACTACCTTCAGTAAAATTTGTGGAATCGGGCAAATATGTAGCCGATATTGCTGAGCAAGAACGACTATTCGGTAGAGTACCGACCCTTGAGGAATCTTTGCAGAGATGGATAGCGAACCAAGGTCTGTTGCTAAATAGGAGGTGA
- a CDS encoding ABC transporter ATP-binding protein has protein sequence MTLLEAKHLTKRFGTTVAVNGIDFLIAEGRCVALLGPNGAGKTTTLKMLSGLLPPTTGTISFPGLPTQDIREHIGYLPQIPAFYNWMSGLEFLTYVGKLARVDKNELHKRTEALLELVGLKDARNRRIGGYSGGMRQRLGIAQAMIHRPKLLMLDEPVSALDPLGRREVLEMLRIIKRETTILFSTHVLHDAEEICDDVLIMRGGEIALSGSLHALREQYQQPVVSVEADISLEQWRQSIERFPLVDKVAGSGNIARVHVRDLSVGKRELLADLVRCGIAVRKFEAGHTSLEDLFMKVVEE, from the coding sequence ATGACACTCCTCGAAGCGAAGCATCTGACGAAACGGTTTGGCACAACCGTCGCAGTGAACGGAATTGATTTTCTCATTGCTGAAGGGAGATGTGTAGCGCTGTTAGGACCGAATGGTGCAGGGAAGACGACGACGCTCAAAATGTTGTCTGGATTGCTGCCGCCAACTACAGGCACAATTTCGTTTCCAGGACTACCAACGCAGGATATCCGCGAGCATATCGGCTATTTGCCGCAAATTCCTGCCTTTTACAACTGGATGTCAGGCCTAGAGTTTCTTACATACGTCGGCAAACTGGCTCGCGTGGACAAAAATGAACTGCATAAGCGAACAGAGGCGTTGTTAGAACTTGTCGGTCTAAAGGATGCGCGTAACCGTCGAATTGGCGGGTACTCAGGAGGCATGCGGCAGCGGCTAGGTATTGCCCAAGCAATGATTCACCGTCCGAAGCTGCTTATGCTCGACGAGCCAGTGTCGGCACTTGATCCACTCGGTCGTCGCGAAGTACTTGAGATGCTGCGTATTATTAAACGGGAGACGACGATCCTATTCTCGACGCACGTTCTTCACGATGCCGAGGAAATCTGCGACGACGTGCTCATTATGCGCGGCGGCGAAATTGCCTTATCCGGCAGCTTACACGCGCTTCGAGAGCAATATCAGCAGCCAGTCGTCAGCGTGGAAGCAGACATTTCACTAGAACAATGGAGGCAATCCATCGAGAGGTTCCCGCTCGTTGATAAGGTTGCCGGGTCAGGAAATATTGCACGTGTCCATGTGCGGGACTTGTCTGTTGGGAAAAGGGAACTTCTGGCCGATCTTGTCCGCTGTGGCATAGCCGTTCGTAAATTCGAAGCTGGCCATACGTCACTAGAAGATTTGTTTATGAAAGTGGTGGAAGAATGA
- a CDS encoding PLD nuclease N-terminal domain-containing protein: MNDINWAILSPIIILQLLLMVVALINCLRAERTNGPKWMWTLIILFISLLGPIAYFVFGRRND, from the coding sequence ATGAATGACATCAACTGGGCGATATTGTCGCCAATAATTATTTTACAGTTGCTTCTTATGGTTGTGGCGCTTATCAATTGCTTGCGTGCGGAGCGGACGAATGGACCAAAGTGGATGTGGACGCTAATTATCTTATTCATCAGCTTGTTGGGTCCCATCGCTTATTTTGTCTTTGGAAGAAGGAACGATTGA
- a CDS encoding OmpL47-type beta-barrel domain-containing protein → MTVTLSALDDAAAPSVMVYSLDGGASWTVYVQPILIEQEGLTTVQFRSTDAAGNEEAVQTLEFKLDLTKPTVTYSVYDGTSTTIDKTIAITCQDVNTSAVSLGLGVHTFTASAVDIAGNSGSTTIHIQIKVTISSLVNFIQQTVTDNGIANSLIAKLNGAFEAEQQGNVNARDNKLNAFKHEVSAQSDKKLNVEQAQLLTTLADALMSQ, encoded by the coding sequence GTGACTGTCACGTTAAGTGCCCTGGATGACGCTGCAGCGCCATCTGTCATGGTATACAGCCTCGATGGTGGCGCAAGCTGGACGGTCTATGTCCAACCGATTCTCATCGAGCAAGAAGGATTGACGACGGTTCAATTCCGCAGCACCGATGCGGCTGGCAATGAAGAAGCGGTTCAAACGCTTGAATTCAAGTTGGATCTAACGAAGCCGACTGTGACCTATTCCGTCTACGACGGTACATCCACTACCATCGATAAAACGATCGCGATCACATGCCAAGATGTGAATACGTCTGCAGTCAGCTTGGGTCTCGGAGTCCATACCTTCACGGCAAGCGCTGTGGATATCGCGGGCAACAGTGGCTCTACAACAATTCACATTCAGATCAAGGTAACGATCAGCAGCCTTGTGAACTTCATTCAACAAACGGTTACGGATAACGGGATTGCAAACTCCTTAATCGCGAAGCTGAATGGCGCATTCGAAGCCGAGCAGCAAGGCAACGTCAATGCACGCGATAATAAACTGAATGCCTTCAAGCATGAAGTTTCCGCACAAAGTGACAAGAAGCTTAACGTGGAGCAAGCGCAGCTGCTCACAACGCTCGCGGATGCACTGATGTCTCAGTAA
- a CDS encoding ABC transporter permease, with protein MSRLSQWMTLYRKEMLEMSRNAKWIWVPLVFIIVGVMQPVTTYYTPQIIKSMGGLPEGAIIEIPIPSPQDVIVKTLSQFGTIGILILVLVSMAIVSGERQSGVAGMIMIKPVPHVSYITAKWAGIQTLALVSFGCGYTAAAYYTVELFGKIEAVRLIQGFTVYSLWLAFIVTVTVVLGTWLTGSGAIAFAAIATAIVLSVAGSLFKPYMAWSPSMLVNHASALVSKEQSSDQLLLCVISSLILIALLLAGGVRLFKNRSDLTG; from the coding sequence ATGAGTCGATTGAGCCAATGGATGACATTGTATCGCAAAGAAATGCTAGAGATGTCTCGCAATGCCAAATGGATCTGGGTGCCGCTCGTCTTCATCATTGTTGGTGTCATGCAACCGGTAACTACTTACTACACCCCGCAAATTATAAAAAGCATGGGCGGATTGCCAGAGGGAGCTATCATTGAGATACCGATACCATCGCCGCAAGACGTGATCGTTAAAACCTTGTCGCAGTTCGGCACGATCGGGATACTTATCCTCGTGCTTGTATCGATGGCGATCGTCTCTGGAGAACGGCAGAGCGGCGTGGCCGGGATGATCATGATCAAGCCTGTTCCCCATGTATCCTATATAACAGCCAAGTGGGCCGGCATACAGACGCTTGCGCTTGTATCGTTCGGCTGCGGATATACGGCCGCTGCGTATTATACCGTCGAGCTTTTCGGCAAAATCGAAGCCGTGCGTCTCATTCAAGGTTTTACCGTCTACAGCCTATGGCTTGCGTTCATCGTTACAGTGACAGTTGTCCTCGGCACATGGCTTACAGGAAGCGGCGCGATTGCGTTTGCGGCAATAGCAACGGCCATAGTTCTCTCGGTTGCGGGCAGCTTGTTCAAGCCGTATATGGCGTGGAGTCCGTCTATGCTGGTCAATCACGCATCAGCGCTCGTGTCGAAAGAACAATCATCGGATCAGCTTTTACTATGCGTCATATCGTCGTTGATCTTAATTGCTTTGCTTCTTGCAGGCGGGGTACGGTTATTCAAAAATAGAAGCGATTTAACTGGTTAG
- a CDS encoding SDR family NAD(P)-dependent oxidoreductase yields the protein MNRMAVVTGGTDGIGREMIAVLLKEGFSVVFVGRTAEKGRLVIEKLGANSEKLIFLQGDLSLMREVERVANEVKKLAVDGIQLLVHSAGVNLRKRQMTMEGIESTWAIDYLSRFYLTTLLAEKLIQGQPARVITIAASSTRKGRIDFNDLEGPMTIGGLKGLGQAQYANDVFIVELARRFEGQEINCFALNPGAVETQIRRDFPAWLTRVMGLLFRSSVLSAKAGAEAPLYLALSEELTDLKVGLFHRREKLRISSDRSDVSLGTRLWTTSQEFVHKAKERLSHDNIN from the coding sequence ATGAACCGAATGGCTGTTGTTACCGGTGGAACGGATGGCATTGGACGAGAAATGATCGCCGTTCTCCTGAAGGAAGGATTCAGTGTCGTATTCGTGGGCCGAACGGCTGAAAAAGGAAGGCTTGTGATTGAGAAGCTCGGAGCGAACAGCGAAAAGTTGATATTTCTCCAAGGCGATCTGAGCTTGATGAGGGAAGTAGAGCGTGTGGCAAACGAAGTAAAGAAGCTTGCGGTAGATGGTATTCAATTGCTTGTGCATAGTGCTGGCGTTAATTTGAGGAAACGACAGATGACAATGGAAGGGATAGAATCTACATGGGCCATTGACTATTTAAGTCGATTTTACTTAACGACACTGTTAGCTGAGAAGCTGATACAAGGTCAACCTGCCAGAGTTATTACTATCGCCGCCTCCAGCACGAGAAAGGGCCGTATCGATTTTAACGATTTAGAGGGACCGATGACGATCGGAGGATTAAAGGGTCTTGGGCAAGCTCAATATGCCAATGATGTGTTTATTGTTGAGCTCGCACGAAGGTTTGAAGGGCAGGAAATCAACTGCTTTGCCTTGAATCCTGGTGCCGTAGAAACACAAATTCGCCGTGACTTTCCAGCATGGCTGACGCGTGTGATGGGTTTGCTCTTTCGATCCTCCGTGTTGAGCGCCAAGGCAGGAGCCGAGGCACCGTTGTATTTGGCACTTTCTGAGGAACTAACGGATTTGAAAGTAGGTCTCTTCCATAGAAGAGAGAAACTAAGGATTAGCTCTGATAGATCCGACGTCTCACTGGGCACGAGATTATGGACAACGAGCCAAGAATTTGTTCATAAAGCAAAGGAGCGATTATCTCATGACAACATTAATTAA
- a CDS encoding dihydrofolate reductase family protein — translation MRKLVLFMHVSLDGYASDSNGGLGWIPYNEELQKYAEEVVAEVGSPVYGRTTYQLMESYWPTVLDDPDASRHDMEHATWVQDVKKIVISSTMDKAEWNNTMLINDNIAEEVKALKEQPGKNLVIFGSPGAAKTLLELGLIDEFLLTICPVLLGSGKSVFDGVGEKIRLKLLSSRTLNSGIIATRYELEK, via the coding sequence ATGAGAAAACTCGTATTGTTCATGCATGTGTCACTGGATGGGTATGCGTCAGATTCGAACGGAGGACTGGGTTGGATTCCGTACAACGAGGAATTACAGAAATACGCCGAGGAGGTCGTTGCTGAAGTCGGCTCTCCCGTTTACGGACGTACGACGTATCAATTGATGGAGAGCTACTGGCCAACAGTACTGGATGATCCTGATGCTTCGAGGCACGATATGGAGCATGCTACATGGGTGCAGGATGTTAAAAAGATCGTCATTTCCAGCACGATGGACAAGGCGGAATGGAATAATACGATGCTGATCAACGACAATATCGCAGAGGAAGTCAAGGCACTCAAGGAGCAGCCTGGCAAAAATCTCGTTATCTTCGGCAGCCCGGGGGCTGCAAAGACGCTGCTTGAGCTCGGTCTGATCGACGAATTTCTACTGACGATTTGTCCTGTCCTCCTGGGCAGCGGAAAATCGGTATTCGACGGCGTCGGTGAGAAGATTAGGCTCAAGCTGCTGTCCAGCCGAACGCTCAACTCGGGCATTATCGCGACCCGCTATGAGTTGGAGAAATAG